Below is a genomic region from Enoplosus armatus isolate fEnoArm2 chromosome 10, fEnoArm2.hap1, whole genome shotgun sequence.
TCTTTCGGAGGTAAAAGCACGGGAACCTTGCTGCTGCAGATGAAGTGAGCGGCTCAGGTTTTTGTTTGGAGGATTTGCGACATGGGCTGAGCTCCTGCGATGACTCTTTTTCTCCTGAAAGCTGTTGAATTCTCCGAGGATGGACGATGGAAAACGGAGACGGATAAAACTACAATTAGATTGTAATTAAATATCTTCACCTTTACACACGGAAAGCGCGCACGCACCGGCACGAGACAACACCGGAGCTATTGAGCGCACCGGATTGGAGTTGAAGAGTCAGTCACATTTCCAATCACTAAATTTGAGTTTTTTACAGTGGAGTTTGGTTGTAGTGAGATATTTCGCGTGTGGGAGCTGTTTTCTTAGTGCTGATctactttattttcataaaaattGTTCCTTTTAGATGTAATAACTTACATTTAGACTAAAGAACAAACGACAATGCGTCATTATGTATCTGGTGTTAAAATATGCAGGCGCATGTATGAACAATGTGATATAATTACCATAGCAGAATAAATGTTAAGTCAGCAGATgtggttttcctttttccactgAAAGTGGTTTTGACCAAAATAACCTGTTAGAGCTGGATATTGGACTTTTTtggagtttttattttattcaagtCCGTTTTTGAGACCTTGGTTTTAAATTTTAAACCACTTTACGCACATACTTCTTCATGCTTGGTTTTTAGTCACAGTCCACCGCAGTGACCTACATTGTCTCGGCCGTTCAGGGACTCTTTCTGTCCCTCCGTCTCCTCACCGGACAATGTGGCTCCCCCGCCtcgcgctgctgctgctgctgctccggtTCTCCGgtgtgctgctggtggagggcTTCAACACGTGTCAGTCCATCAACCTGGACAAGCAGAAGTCCCGTCGCATCGAGGCGGTCCGCGGACAGATCCTCAGCAAGCTCCGCATCCGCAGCCCGCCGGACGAGGACGAGGACCCGCCGCCTGGCTCGGTGCCCCCAGAGGTCGTGCTGCTCTACAACAGCACGCGTGAGCTGCTGAAGGAGCGCGCGCGTCTGGCCGAGTCCGCGTGCGAGCGCGAGAGCAGCGAGGAGGATTATTATGCCAAAGAAGTGCAGAGGATTGACATGCTGCCCCCCCGCACCGACACAAGTGAGTCCATGTATGATGCAAAAAAGGGGTTCTCAACCTGTGGTCCGGGGTCCTTAGGGGTCACTGAAGGGGGACCAGGGGATCCAAGAAGAACCTACTAGACATTATCCAAATTACATAATCCCACGGTTACcaactttttttcacttgttACTCCTTTTAATAAGTCACGTATTCAGTATTCagcttaagtaaaagtatcaatatgtaaatgataataataataataataatgataatattggCAGcagaattaaaacacaaaactaacCGATGGTTAAACCACTTATCTGGTCCAGGTGGTTCTTAACCTGACTACTTTATATATGTCTGGGTGGTTCAGTCTGTAGCAATGCACTATATTTAATACGTTAGTAGGTGAAATGTTTTCCTGCAAGGTAAGTAATATCTGGAGCTGTCAGGTACTgtaaatggagtaaaaagtacaaggTTTCCCTCTGAAAGTCGAGGTGAATTACCTTAGAATATCACTTCATTATAGACAATGATCAGATAAACATCAACAGAAACCAGGATACTGCTGAGAGAGACCACTGTCCATCTCCACCTCCTATAAAACGGAAGCACTGGTGTTTGGGAAAATGAggaagctgctgcagatgaaCCCTTGAGCAAGGCGCTCGCCTCTCTGATGCCTTCAGAGCAGCTTTAGTGACAAActgccagctgctgttggtcgcactCAGCTCTCATGCAAAGAAATGGCACTTGATGTTGATGGACGTTATTTAAGATGAATGGTGCAGGATGCTACATGGTGCATAATTACATAACTGTCTAGTTTGGAGGTGATGTTTCATACAGTGGAAACCATGAACAATTACCCATATATTAAACATAGGACCAGACACATTTACTCACTGTGCCCAAACCTACAATTTAGTTTCGAGACACTCATCAGCAGTAATTATGTCCGAGACAATGCATCACAGCACTGTTTTAACCAATAGTATAAATACAACATTGTCAAAGACTGCATGAGATGTTGTTGGATCATTAGTCATCCTTTACGCTATGTTTTCTTCACCCAGATGCGGTTCAGCCAGTAGCTCCCAACCCCCACTACAGAGTCGTCCACTTCGACGTCAGCGGAGTGGACCTGACCAACAGCACCCTGGTCAAGGCTGAGTTCAGGATCTTCAGAGCTCCCAACCCGCAGGCCCGGGCCTCGGAGCAGAGAGTGGAGATCTATCAGGTAAACAGCGGCACGGCATCGAGGGATACGTCTCAAAGCGCGAAACACCAGTTCACTTTGACTGCATCAGCAGAACCAACAAACTAACTTGTAATTAGCCATAACAATGAGAAACAATGGgattgctttgtctttttaagctTTTACATCCAAACAAACCACATCTTTTCCCACAATTATGAAGGAGACACTTAATCCATGCGTCTTTAAAGTCACTTCAGGCCCCATTTGTACCGTTTTATTATAAATGAAGATGACCTGGGAGTCGTTTCCCAGAAATACCATTtgaattgggttttttttgtatgatttctCCTTTCAGGATTTTGGGCATCAGGCCAACAAGACTATTATGACACTAAATCTTCACCAATTAacttatatttacattttggctTGAGGGAGATATTTTACACCTCTTACAGAAAAATGCCGGCCCCAGGAAACATAATTTACGGTTTGCAggttattattgtatttttataacACAGTTTTTATGCTCTATGCCATTCATGTGTTACATAAAAATGAAGGAAGATGAACTCATTGCCCCCTTTACCAAAGTGGAAATTATAATATTTTCTggcttgtctttctctgtgtgtgtgtcagctgctgAAGCCAGATGAAGAGAGCACCTCCACCCAACGTTACATTGACTCCCGCACCGTTCAGTCGAAGGCGAAGGGAGCCTGGATCTCTGTGGAGGTCACCGAAACCATCAAGGACTGGGTATCAGATCCAGGTCAGCTTCAGCACCAGCTGAGCAATTTACAGTGTTTGCGAGCTTCGTCTTCATCAGTTGATCTCAATGtgtgtccttctctttctcctcttctcctggTCAGAGAATAATCTTGGCCTGAAGTTGGGCGTCCACTGTCCCTGCTGCACCTTCGTCCCGTCCACCAACAACATTGTTCCCAACAAGAGTGAGGAGCTGGAGGCTCTCTTTGCAGGTTTGTGTTCACTGCTTATCACGCCCGGTCTTGATATAAGTACGTGCAGAGTGGATGACTAGAGCAGCTTTCAACAGCTCAGATTAACCCGTCAGTGACACTGAACCTTAAACTGTAATTATATTTTGACTCAAGGGAACATTTTCACACGTCTTACAAAATGCGAGAGTGTGAACTGCTGTTACAGACAAGCTGGTTCATGTCCTGGACAGAGACGTGAACATGATGATTGTAGACCTTCCTGAAGGCTGCAGCATGTTTCTGTAGATGTTGGTTGTTTGTGAACGACTGGTCAGCATGCAGCATTAGTTGTATTCATGATACAAGTGAAAATTAGCTGTTGTGctaaacacaacacataaacaaatacatgaacaaaCACGATGGCCAGTGTGCTAAAGATTTGATGAACTAAAAATTAGCAGTTAAACTTAACCTCAGTTTTACGCCAGTGGCCACAGAGATGAGACGTCCAACAGGTGGGTTGTAAAATGGCTGTGTGAGGGCACTAAAAGCACTTGTGAGAGATTTATCCGCAGAGCAATAATCCTGCAGGTCACAAAGTGGAGACTCATCTGTGAGGCGCCTCCAGAATGATTAATGAATCACTTACACTCTGTCACACAGGAATAATGGAGAGACTGTTCTTCCACACACTGTGTATCTATTGAATGTCAGACTGTCTCGTTTAGGCCCCAAATTACAGCACTTTCCTCAGGATTTACACACGGCTGagccaagttttttttttttaccacttggaaaaaatgtcaacttttgaTGCTGATGTAAGACAGGCAGGCGCTTGTTTTGAGCTCTTGTGCTTCTACAGGCCACAAAGAACTAGAAAAACCATGAAATCAGATACGAGCAGTTGTTACTGGCCTAAGAAACAACTGTATCATGTCGGTATTtctatgtatgtactgtaatgtttgttcagcaacaataaaaacaacaatgcctTCTCagaaaaacagtgtaaaaaccAAACCATAGCTGTATCAGAGGAAATACATGAAAAGAATCTgtgtactgtaaataaacaaccaCGTTTTTCTGGCATCCAAATTGTGCAAACTGTAGTTTAACGATAGTAACCCGGTAGTTttcaacctttttggcttgtgactctttaaaacaaatcaatatctACTCACAAACCCTTGTCACAGACTGaatcatttgaatcatttttacaAGCCTGAAGAGGGAAATCTAtccagtatttcaaaataaaaaaaagcaaagattaaagaaatgtctgaaataATAAACGTAATTTATGTAGCAGAGtaagtttttttcttgtttcctttcataAATCATTTCGTAAATCATTGTGTGACCCCTCGGGTTTATCCCGCGACCTCCTGTGGACCCGACCCCCTGGTTGAGAACCACCGTATTAACTGCTACACTACTGTCCGTCCTGTAGGTTTGGATGACGAGAGGCTTCGCCAGATGAGAAAGCCCGGTCCGGTTAAAGGCCAGGCAGATTTCAGCACCAAGACGCCACACCTCATCCTCACAGTGCTGCCTAGTGACAGAGTGGACAACCCGGCCAAGAAGAACCGCAAGAGGAGGGCGGCCGCCACAGACACCACAACCTGCTCCCGGTAGGCCTCCGAccggctgcatgtgtgtgcggttgtgtgtgactgacagtcTTCCAGGATTTGTAGTTTTATGATTCTGAAATCTAGTTGTGGTGGGGTGGTGGATTTCtattttttggggttttttttcctcctgacCCAAAACTCACTTCTGCAGACTATTGTGTGGCAAAACTAACAATATGGACCCTGTGTTTAGACTGCAGGCCAACAGGCgtgcagtgttttatttagaGTACCTCACACTGCAGGGGAAAACTCTGGCAGCCTTACATAGTCATTACCTTGTGATGGCTGCTTCTTCAATGGTGACCCATTGTCATTTTCCCATGACCCAACCTTGGGCCCTTGCCCCAGACCTTGAGAAGCAGGATGGGAgttgaaatatttctttgtgtgtgttgtgtctcagCGGCTCGGACCAGGGCTGCTGCCTGCGCTCGCTCTACATTGACTTCAGGCGTGACCTCAACTGGAAGTGGATCCATGAGCCCAAAGGTTACAAAGCCAACTTCTGTGCCGGCAACTGTCCTTACATCTGGAGCGCCAACAACCACTATAACATGGTGAGGGTCATCTACTTCTGTAAGACGACGTACGACCAGGGCTGCGTATTCAATCTCAATAGTTGTGTGTGTCCATAGCACAAAGTATTGAAAACTGGGAAGCTCCAGAAACTGGCACCAAATGCTTTGTCCGATTTaattattctttgatcagacagTTCCAGATGTAAATCAAAAATTTGTCACTTTTAGACAACCAAAAA
It encodes:
- the tgfb5 gene encoding transforming growth factor beta-2 proprotein, with protein sequence MWLPRLALLLLLLRFSGVLLVEGFNTCQSINLDKQKSRRIEAVRGQILSKLRIRSPPDEDEDPPPGSVPPEVVLLYNSTRELLKERARLAESACERESSEEDYYAKEVQRIDMLPPRTDTNAVQPVAPNPHYRVVHFDVSGVDLTNSTLVKAEFRIFRAPNPQARASEQRVEIYQLLKPDEESTSTQRYIDSRTVQSKAKGAWISVEVTETIKDWVSDPENNLGLKLGVHCPCCTFVPSTNNIVPNKSEELEALFAGLDDERLRQMRKPGPVKGQADFSTKTPHLILTVLPSDRVDNPAKKNRKRRAAATDTTTCSRGSDQGCCLRSLYIDFRRDLNWKWIHEPKGYKANFCAGNCPYIWSANNHYNMILPLYNKLNPEASASPCCVPQDLEPLTIMYFIGRTPRVEQLSNMVVKSCKCR